A genomic segment from Triticum dicoccoides isolate Atlit2015 ecotype Zavitan chromosome 1A, WEW_v2.0, whole genome shotgun sequence encodes:
- the LOC119278726 gene encoding transcription termination factor MTERF5, chloroplastic-like codes for MFASICRRRLALRIHQIAGGGGRTNPLEFIPGTIPLAHCYSSPAVAEVPSSEPCPDTVSYLISCGLSPAAAGAATTSQHLRIRSTDKADAVRALLKLYGFADADIVRTLRSAPVLLVVDPERVLRPKLDFFASLGFETHKLATEPLLLARSLDKHLVPAIQFLRGIIGSDDDLRRAFHRVPRGLAVDLDNNMRPAVEALRRGGLAEADISKLLVIRLGVLLSSRDRISEIFEELKAMGMSVLDPRFLYCFRAMSGVKRDSWLRKMAFYQSFGLSEGELLQAFKKQPTIFLFADESINKKVRFLLDELKLGISDVIARPVVLGYSLEKCILPRCAVLSVLMREGRIRRDIKLLQALLGSSRNFETRYVLRHADDVPDVVKAYQGKIKFEGFK; via the coding sequence ATGTTCGCCTCCATCTGCCGGCGGCGGCTCGCCCTCCGAATCCATCAAATCGCTGGCGGTGGCGGCAGGACAAACCCCCTCGAGTTCATCCCTGGCACCATCCCTCTCGCCCACTGCTACTCCTCGCCCGCCGTCGCCGAAGTCCCGAGCTCCGAGCCCTGCCCCGACACCGTTTCCTACCTCATCTCGTGCGGCCTCTCCCCCGCCGCCGCTGGCGCGGCCACCACCTCTCAACACCTCCGCATCCGCTCCACCGACAAGGCCGACGCTGTGCGCGCCCTCCTCAAGCTCTATGGCTTCGCCGACGCGGACATCGTCCGGACGTTGCGCAGCGCCCCGGTTCTCCTCGTCGTTGACCCCGAGCGGGTCCTCCGCCCCAAGCTCGACTTTTTCGCCTCCCTAGGTTTCGAGACCCACAAGCTCGCCACCGAGCCTTTGCTGCTCGCACGCAGCCTCGACAAGCACCTCGTCCCCGCCATCCAGTTCCTCCGCGGGATCATCGGCAGCGACGACGACCTCCGCCGCGCTTTTCACCGCGTCCCCCGCGGCCTCGCTGTGGACCTCGACAACAACATGCGCCCCGCCGTGGAAGCTCTCCGCCGCGGCGGCCTCGCAGAGGCCGACATTTCGAAGCTGCTCGTCATCCGGTTGGGCGTGCTCTTGTCGTCACGGGATCGCATCAGCGAAATCTTTGAGGAACTCAAGGCGATGGGCATGTCCGTCCTGGACCCACGCTTCCTCTACTGCTTCCGTGCGATGTCCGGTGTTAAGAGGGACTCATGGCTGCGGAAAATGGCATTTTACCAGAGCTTCGGGCTGTCAGAGGGTGAGTTGCTGCAGGCCTTCAAGAAGCAGCCCACGATATTCCTTTTCGCCGATGAGAGCATAAACAAGAAGGTCCGGTTCCTGCTGGACGAGCTGAAGCTTGGAATAAGTGATGTAATTGCGCGGCCTGTAGTTCTAGGTTATAGCTTGGAGAAGTGCATCCTGCCGAGGTGTGCCGTGCTGAGTGTGTTGATGAGGGAGGGGAGGATTCGGAGAGATATCAAATTGCTTCAGGCATTGCTTGGCAGTTCCAGGAATTTCGAGACCAGGTATGTGTTGAGGCATGCTGATGATGTGCCAGATGTTGTTAAGGCATATCAGGGTAAGATCAAATTTGAAGGATTCAAATAG